A window of Balaenoptera ricei isolate mBalRic1 chromosome 12, mBalRic1.hap2, whole genome shotgun sequence genomic DNA:
ATTTCTTATGAGAAGCTTATAGTCTAAAACTTACCATAAAACAGCAAATGTTCCATCAATGGTCCTATGTAACAAGAGCCCCATTTTAAGGGACTCTCAGGTTTTGAAATATAACTAGACAGTATATTAAGCACTGATAAGAAGGGATTTATGGATTGAGAGGTGTAGACAAGCTTTAGGATActtgaggcaagaatatatgaagaacacttcatgtgcattttaaaattgttatgaCCCAGTGTTCTAGAGTTCTGTATTAAATGATAttaacaacaaacaaataaaggtGTTTCCCGAGTAACAATGTGGAATGTTTCCTAAGTTAATTATATGGAGTGTCAAGAAATGAGTCCAATTTGTGGACTATTAGTAACTTCAGAGTATTTGGACAGTTTTAAAGTGAATGGCTGATGAATTCACTGTATTagcccttttccttctttttcttattgccaAATTCATAATCCGAATATGAAAGAAATGACAGGTAGAgggaatataaattttagaactgtAGAAAAGTTATTGCTACTTCTCGTCTACCCAAAGGGCCAGACTAGCCTTTCTTTAAACTGTATCACAACCCATTAGAGGGTCATAAAAAGTTATTTCAGTGGGTCAAAACCAGCActttcaaaacaaaatacaataaaagatACTAGAATATACTAGGGCACACAGTAAAGGTGCACTATTAAGGGCACATTTTCATGAAAATtgttaatataaatacatatttgtgtTATCAGgtcatacttaaaattttttttttttttaccatgggTTACataaaaacttttgaaaactgcTGCCACAGGCTTTCTTGGTAAAACTAGAAACCCCAAACCTGAGGATAAGACCACATGGAAGGCTACGGTTGTATAAGGTTATAAATGAACGAATGCATGCACGTTTCTCAGACTTCTGCTTGTTTTCTCAGCTCAAATGATATCCTCATTCCCTCCAGCCTACACGCCTATCTCTTTTGTGGCATAACTAATTTGTTCATGTTTATCTTCTCAGGACATTGCTATTTACTatgatcagaaagggaaaaaacagttCTAAACTTTCTAGCTATAATTCAAGCAGCTTCTAgctaaacaggaaaaataaaaaacaacctaTGCATTACAGTTTCTTAGTTCCTAATGTCTGAATactaaatctttattttaatttttaaaattatcttatagaaccataaaaattttaaataagagataatagttttttgggtttttaaaaaatatttatttatttatttttggctgtgttgggtcttcgtttctgtgcgagggctttctctagttgcggcaagcgggggccactcttcatcgcggtgcgtgggcctctcactatcgtggcctctcttgttgcagagcacaagctccaaacgcgcaggctcagtagttgtggctcacgggcctagttgctccgcggcatgtgggatcttcccagaccagggctcgaacccgtgtcccctgcattggcaggcagattctcaaccactgtgccaccagggaagccccaagagataATAGTTTTTAAGTCTCAAACTTTTGTGAAAATTGGCTGTCGGTTTACAAATTGATATAAAAACCTAACCCTTTGATGTCAGTACAAACCAATCATAATTAATCAGAATAAAAACTCAGCAGTGAACTGATTTGGAAATTTGGCTTATATATGCTTTATTCCTAATAAGCACGTATTGTGTTCTTGTTATATTAATCACTGAGCTCTTGGTTGGaaagtattacttttattttcattttaatattttaacattttcttttaattgcaattagacaaaaatgaaattttcttcATATTGCTTTAACAGCCGgatgtattttacttttaaagtctATGAACTAGTTAGTGGACAGTATTTTAATTATCTGGTATATTAAATTTCAAAGTTTAACATTCAGCAAAATTTTGCTTCACAAAGTCACTTTTTAGAATGACAGGAAATATATACAACTTAGAATCCATACTCAGACAAATGCCCCTTTCCCTTCCtcaaaataaaagctttaaaaagtgCAGTATAAAAGTTTTAGATATGAAGGCACTGCATAACTGCATTATATGGCTAATGTCTTGCTTAGCAGCAAGAGTAATGAGAATATTCTACATTTAATTTACTGGAGCATAAGAAACTTTTTGAGGAAAGACCTAGCTCTCATCAAGgaaaaagaactttttggcccaTTTAGTTTATGCATTCCTTTCCAAGactgcttttaaaaaacttaccTGGAAAAGCTATCTAAAATATGTCCACCACAAATATGCCTAATCTTATTGTGCATGagtgtcaggggatatggagaaGAGTACTACAtgtgaaaatatatatagttCCAAAATAGTAACTTATCTATTATGATAAAGCTAAATATATCTTTCCAAATCCACTGTTTTTATATAAATGCTGCCAACAACAGATGACCTAGCAAAACAGATTTAAAGAGTTAAGTTCATAGTATTATAAATCTAACGAACGGAACGAAGTCATTATACTCTCCTGTTCTTAAACTTAGGGAGTTTGTATCTGCTCTTGACCTGCTGAATTCACTGGGTAATAATGATGTATGATTCAAGGAGTGTTCTGATGTCCTGAactgttataaaaacaaaaatcatagcCAGAGGACCTTATAAACAATTAACCACATTTGTTGTCTTAGAAACCAAACTGAATGCTGTCTGACATTATATGAACTGAACAGTAGCCATAAGAGGCTTCAAGGTGGCCTGGAAAATCAGATCCTAGAGTTCTTGGTAGCATACAGTTGACTTCAAATCCCTTCTTTAAGGGCATgccgtaaaaagaatgaaaacttgcCCCTTAAATCAAACCAAATTATGTGTTATGACAGGAAGACACATTTTAGTTGAAGTTAACTTTGTTCTTTCAAAGATTAGTAAAATAGTGGTCCAAAGATTATTGTCCAAGAGGCTAAGACATCTTTACAACCTGGTCtaatgattcattttttttttttataagtgctTTAATTACatatagaggaaaagaaaataatatatatgttttaatcaGATTAGTttcagaacaaataaaataacacattagagaaaaaaattacttaaaaatagttGTATTTATATTCCACAATTTGCTCAAATACTGGTTTTCTTATAAACTTTCTACAGgatgttttttaaacaaattcttcACATTGTATCTTGACTATGTACTTACGGAATTTCAGGGAAATAGTTCTGTGTGTTTTTATAGCTTAATTTGTACTATAGGGATGGCAGGTGGTCACATGCAGTCCATGTGGGATTCTAACATGACATTTAGTGAGTTTTCTGATGTGGACCATCCCTTTGATGCTGAAGGTAATGCATCTGTTGAAAGAAGTGATTGTAGATTTGGATTACTGCTCTCTGCATCTTCCAGTTTTTCTGTGTTATCTTCCCAGTTAATGTGGAATCTTGTGACTCTGGGATTGGATGCCAAAATGTTCCTTTGAAGctagaggaagaaggaaatataTAAATGGTAAACACTAAGAAAGTTAGATTACCATACACAACTAGACCTTAATAGAATGGTTCTTTATATTAGTACTCCTAAAGGGCTAATTCATATACAAAGGTGTAAGTCAAATAAAGCACATTAAACATAACTAATAAACAAGAAATAGGGCcgaagcaaagaaattattttagccTAATGGAAGCAAGATGTGGAGAACCTGAGGGAATTATCCAGCTCTTTTACTATCCAACAAAATATTCTAACTCTGTACTTGTTTCCTAAAGGGGAGAGAATCTCTTGAATGCTTCAGAGGATGCTTTAACAAATTAACATGCTTTCTAGATTAATGTGGTGTTTCTTCACTAATACtttcaaggaaaatgaaaaatattcccACATATGACCTCTCATTATTACCTATCTTTTAATTATTATGGCTCATTCTTAGAAACAATATTctagtttcttctctttttgctaTACAAGGAACAATACAGGTAACtaataaattagaaatggaaCGTTCCACATCAGAATAAAAAACATTCCAGCCTTATTATCAGAAAGGAGAACATTCCATTCTACTCCCATGTAATTTTTCTTGCATAGTCTGGCAGATAGAGTGGTATGTTCAATCTCACAAAAATCACCAGTTACTAAACTATTACAGCTCCCAATGGAAAATCATAAAGTACTTAGTATTTTTGAGAATACCAAGTCACAGATTTTCAGCTTCTCATTCAGAAGCTAAGCTGTTTTCACCACCAGATAATATTTAAGACCTTTAGTTTAACCTCTGAGAATAGCACATAAAGCAAGGTGTATAGGAGTTTTGAGATAACAATGTTCctatgaaaaacaaacacaaatcttCCCCCCACAATTTTGGGAAGAGTTACAgacaaaaatattgaataatcAGTACAACAAACATGAATTTGAATGTCTAAAGACTGAAATGGATAGAATCATGATGTATGGGGAATGCCATACAGGGAGCCATTAATAGAGACCTGTTTCTTATAGGAGGCACTTTCAATTTTCTAAATCATCAGAGACTCTCAAGGTGCCGAAGCAACAGTAATTACTAATGACTAATCTGGAGGTAGGGTTTGAGGTCATCCATGGTAATGGAACAAAGATTATTTAGTTTGCTCAGTTGGCACAAGGACCTCAAATTTATTTTGTCTCAAAGCCATTTTCATAGTGTACCATGAAATGGCAATTGcttaaaaaaattgtatagtaaaattaatgaaaaaggaaTAATCAGAGCATTACCTTAGAAAAGTCTGGTTTTACTGGCGGATTTTCCCTTAATTCTGTCTCAGTATATTCATTATTTACATAATAACCAACTCTAATAAATTCTTGACCTCGATAGGTGCATGTAATTAGCACAACTGTTACACCTACTGCATCTGCATCTGGAATGAGTCCCGGATTAGGTGCATCAGcctagaataatttaaaaagaaaagaaacacacatcACAAAAGGTTGTTAACCATAAGCAAAACTGGAGTTTTGGTTACACTGAGCACCTTTGGTTAAGGGTGCAGCAACCAAAACGTGGAAATCATACTGGGAAGGCAaatgctcactttttttttttttttttttttgaaactgacTTACA
This region includes:
- the ASF1A gene encoding histone chaperone ASF1A, whose product is MAKVQVNNVVVLDNPSPFYNPFQFEITFECIEDLSEDLEWKIIYVGSAESEEYDQVLDSVLVGPVPAGRHMFVFQADAPNPGLIPDADAVGVTVVLITCTYRGQEFIRVGYYVNNEYTETELRENPPVKPDFSKLQRNILASNPRVTRFHINWEDNTEKLEDAESSNPNLQSLLSTDALPSASKGWSTSENSLNVMLESHMDCM